A single region of the Brachypodium distachyon strain Bd21 chromosome 3, Brachypodium_distachyon_v3.0, whole genome shotgun sequence genome encodes:
- the LOC104583877 gene encoding phosphatidylinositol transfer protein 3 → MSSGSGANDGHAEQSALYQQQLSKIGEVRASLGQLSGKSALYCSNGSVARYLVARNWDVKRATKMLKKTLKWRSEYKPDEIRWDDISDEAATGKIYRSDYFDKSGRSILVMRPACQNTKKAEGQVKYLVYCMENAILNLPPGQDQMVWLIDFAGFTLHNISLHVTKLTADVLQGHYPERLGVAILYNAPRFFENFWKLASPLLEKKTKNKVKFVYSDSPETDKIMEDLFNMDELECAFGGRSPATFNINDYAARMREDDTKMPLFWSPENPALASEPYLMNNHGSQQCSLGLKTEETASDKGEETETTSDKVEETETASDKREETVTAPENSGETKTALGESGEAETDSVKREEIKTGFEKGETETGAEKKEETKTESSTVKLTSSPGEGVASPDKSGSSSDP, encoded by the exons ATGAGCTCTGGAAGTGGTGCAAACGATGGCCATGCTGAACAATCAGCATTATATCAGCAGCAGCTGTCCAAG ATTGGTGAAGTTAGAGCTTCCCTAGGACAACTATCAGGAAAATCTGCACTCTATTGCTCAAATGGTTCAGTTGCGAGGTACTTGGTAGCAAGGAATTGGGACGTGAAGAGGGCTACAAAAATGCTTAAGAAAACCTTGAAATGGCGTTCGGAATATAAGCCTGATGAGATCCGCTGG GATGACATATCAGATGAAGCTGCGACTGGAAAAATTTACCGAAGTGATTATTTCGACAAGAGTGGACGGAGTATTCTTGTCATGAGACCTGCATGCCAG AATACCAAGAAGGCTGAGGGGCAGGTCAAATATTTGGTATACTGTATGGAGAATGCAATTCTAAATCTGCCACCTGGTCAGGATCAGATGGTTTGGCTCATTGATTTTGCAGGCTTCACCTTGCATAACATATCACTTCATGTGACAAAGTTGACAGCAGATGTCCTACAAGGTCATTATCCTGAAAGATTGGGCGTGGCAATTCTTTACAATGCCCCCAGGTTTTTTGAGAATTTCTGGAAG TTGGCAAGTCCCCTTCTTGAGAAGAAGACGAAAAATAAGGTCAAATTTGTATACTCGGATAGTCCTGAGACCGACAAGATCATGGAAGATCTTTTCAACATGGATGAGTTAGAATGTGCATTTGGCGGTAGAAGCCCGGCCACTTTTAACATAAATGATTATGCTGCAAGGATGAGAGAAGATGACACCAAGATGCCATTATTCTGGAGCCCTGAGAATCCTGCTCTTGCTTCAGAGCCATATCTGATGAACAACCACGGGTCCCAACAATGTAGCTTGGGTTTGAAGACTGAAGAGACCGCATCTGACAAGGGTGAAGAAACAGAGACTACATCTGACAAGGTGGAAGAAACAGAGACTGCATCTGACAAGAGGGAAGAAACAGTGACTGCACCTGAAAATAGTGGAGAAACGAAAACTGCATTGGGGGAGAGTGGAGAGGCTGAGACTGATTCTGTAAAGAGAGAAGAAATTAAGACTGGATTTGAAAAGGGAGAAACAGAAACTGGGGctgaaaagaaggaagaaacaaaGACTGAATCAAGCACAGTTAAATTGACAAGTTCTCCAGGGGAAGGTGTTGCATCACCAGATAAAAGTGGCAGCTCATCTGATCCGTGA
- the LOC100826765 gene encoding type I inositol polyphosphate 5-phosphatase 5 isoform X3 produces the protein MSTHNHGNVPRDIPKPASADELVRNGRKKKSFMSNIFRKKGRSGTGSSEKKLLSRRDIVFDFEDKCGERSTDAAADEFLDASPTVRKSFSGDLHNDHLDFEGQQCIDDAIASQIFVFLMSDRHCTTRIESLTLSCLDSANRQNVDTREYRVFVGTWNVAGKPPNSSLDIDDFLQIEGLPDIYVLGFQEIVPLNAGNVLVVEDNEPAAKWLALIYQALNKPQQQQQQQQQQQDQPSSGDELSPTESSIAAAAAASTSTSTTHHLRQNTRDRDPSIPKSSSGGSLLFFHKPSLKALSKNYRVNSALVKTCTCMADPSVMQRRARDMRDFICRIEASDDLDAATTTIAPEGDPMTTTRAGAGSGNGMNYCLIASKQMVGIFLSVWVRRELVQNVGHLRVDSVGRGIMGRLGNKGCIAMSMTLHQTSVCFVCSHLASGEKEGDEVRRNADVAEILKSTQFPKICKVPGQRIPEKIIDHDRIIWLGDLNYRIALSYDETRALMEENDWDTLLENDQLMIERQAGRVFKGWKEGKIYFAPTYKYKQNTDSYAGETTKSKKNRRTPAWCDRILWHGQGIEQLQYIRGESRFSDHRPVCSVFIVEADVDNGSRIRKGYSTLDSRIHCESPSPIPQRHSFYDF, from the exons ATGTCAACCCACAATCACGGCAATGTCCCCCGCGACATCCCCAAGCCTGCCTCCGCCGACGAGCTCGTCCGGAAtggcaggaagaagaag TCCTTCATGTCCAACATCTTCCGGAAGAAAGGGAGGAGCGGCACCGGGAGCTCGGAGAAGAAGCTGCTCTCCCGCCGAGACATCGTCTTCG ATTTCGAAGACAAGTGCGGCGAGAGGTCGacggatgcggcggcggacgagTTCTTGGACGCCTCCCCCACAGTCCGCAAAAGCTTTTCAGGTGACTTGCACAATGATCATTTGGACTTTGAGGGTCAACAATGCATCGATGATGCAATTGCGTCTCAgatatttgttttcttgatgTCAGATCGGCATTGCACCACGCGAATCGAGAGCCTGACGCTGAGCTGCCTGGATTCGGCCAACAGGCAGAACGTCGACACACGGGAATACCG ggtgTTTGTGGGCACGTGGAACGTGGCAGGGAAGCCTCCCAACAGCAGCCTTGACATAGACGATTTCCTGCAGATAGAAGGGTTACCTGACATATACGTCCTAGG GTTTCAGGAGATCGTCCCTTTGAACGCGGGCAACGTGCTTGTGGTCGAGGACAACGAGCCGGCAGCCAAATGGCTGGCGCTCATCTACCAAGCCCTCAACAAGCcccaacaacagcagcagcaacagcagcaacaacaagacCAGCCGTCCTCCGGAGACGAGCTCTCCCCAACGGAGTCCTCCAttgccgcagccgccgcggcATCCACTTCCACTTCCACAACCCACCATTTGCGCCAAAACACGCGTGACCGAGACCCATCGATCCCAAAGTcctccagcggcggcagcCTGCTCTTCTTCCACAAGCCGTCCCTCAAGGCCCTGAGCAAGAACTACCGTGTCAACAGCGCCCTTGTCAAGACCTGCACATGCATGGCTGACCCTTCCGTCATGCAGCGCCGCGCACGCGACATGCGCGACTTCATCTGCCGCATCGAGGCCTCCGATGACCTCGACGCGGCGACGACAACGATAGCACCCGAAGGCGACCCGATGACGACGACAAGGGCCGGTGCTGGCAGTGGCAATGGCATGAACTACTGCCTGATCGCCAGCAAGCAGATGGTGGGGATCTTCCTGTCGGTGTGGGTGAGAAGGGAGCTGGTGCAGAATGTGGGGCACCTCCGGGTGGACTCTGTCGGGAGGGGCATCATGGGCCGTTTGGGGAACAAAGGCTGCATTGCCATGAGCATGACCTTGCACCAGACAAGTGTGTGCTTCGTGTGCAGCCACCTGGCATCGGGCGAGAAGGAAGGCGATGAGGTCCGCCGCAACGCTGACGTCGCCGAGATCCTCAAGAGCACCCAGTTCCCCAAGATCTGCAAGGTGCCCGGCCAGCGGATCCCCGAGAAGATCATCGACCACGA CCGGATCATATGGCTCGGCGACCTGAATTACCGCATCGCGCTGAGCTACGACGAGACGAGGGCGCTCATGGAGGAGAACGACTGGGACACCTTGCTCGAGAACGACCAG CTGATGATCGAGAGGCAGGCAGGGAGGGTGTTCAAAGGGTGGAAGGAGGGCAAGATCTACTTCGCGCCGACTTACAAATACAAGCAGAACACCGACTCCTATGCCGGGGAGACCACGAAATCGAAGAAGAATCGGAGGACACCTGCATG GTGTGACCGGATACTGTGGCACGGCCAGGGGATAGAACAGCTGCAGTACATCAGGGGCGAGTCCAGGTTCTCCGATCACCGCCCAGTCTGCAGCGTCTTCATCGTCGAAGCTGATGTTGATAACGGGAGCAGGATCAGGAAGGGTTACTCCACTCTGGATTCCAGGATCCACTGCGAGTCACCATCACCGATACCACAAAGACACAGCTTCTATGACTTTTGA
- the LOC100826765 gene encoding type I inositol polyphosphate 5-phosphatase 5 isoform X1 encodes MHHAVTLFSFHRGPAECQPTITAMSPATSPSLPPPTSSSGMAGRRRWQMELQEIKLCVLAMCGSSDLVWKMLQSFMSNIFRKKGRSGTGSSEKKLLSRRDIVFDFEDKCGERSTDAAADEFLDASPTVRKSFSGDLHNDHLDFEGQQCIDDAIASQIFVFLMSDRHCTTRIESLTLSCLDSANRQNVDTREYRVFVGTWNVAGKPPNSSLDIDDFLQIEGLPDIYVLGFQEIVPLNAGNVLVVEDNEPAAKWLALIYQALNKPQQQQQQQQQQQDQPSSGDELSPTESSIAAAAAASTSTSTTHHLRQNTRDRDPSIPKSSSGGSLLFFHKPSLKALSKNYRVNSALVKTCTCMADPSVMQRRARDMRDFICRIEASDDLDAATTTIAPEGDPMTTTRAGAGSGNGMNYCLIASKQMVGIFLSVWVRRELVQNVGHLRVDSVGRGIMGRLGNKGCIAMSMTLHQTSVCFVCSHLASGEKEGDEVRRNADVAEILKSTQFPKICKVPGQRIPEKIIDHDRIIWLGDLNYRIALSYDETRALMEENDWDTLLENDQLMIERQAGRVFKGWKEGKIYFAPTYKYKQNTDSYAGETTKSKKNRRTPAWCDRILWHGQGIEQLQYIRGESRFSDHRPVCSVFIVEADVDNGSRIRKGYSTLDSRIHCESPSPIPQRHSFYDF; translated from the exons ATGCATCACGCCGTTACCTTGTTTTCATTTCACCGCGGGCCGGCTGAATGTCAACCCACAATCACGGCAATGTCCCCCGCGACATCCCCAAGCCTGCCTCCGCCGACGAGCTCGTCCGGAAtggcaggaagaagaaggtggcaGATGGAGCTACAAGAAATTAAACTGTGTGTGTTGGCAATGTGTGGCTCATCTGATTTGGTTTGGAAAATGTTGCAGTCCTTCATGTCCAACATCTTCCGGAAGAAAGGGAGGAGCGGCACCGGGAGCTCGGAGAAGAAGCTGCTCTCCCGCCGAGACATCGTCTTCG ATTTCGAAGACAAGTGCGGCGAGAGGTCGacggatgcggcggcggacgagTTCTTGGACGCCTCCCCCACAGTCCGCAAAAGCTTTTCAGGTGACTTGCACAATGATCATTTGGACTTTGAGGGTCAACAATGCATCGATGATGCAATTGCGTCTCAgatatttgttttcttgatgTCAGATCGGCATTGCACCACGCGAATCGAGAGCCTGACGCTGAGCTGCCTGGATTCGGCCAACAGGCAGAACGTCGACACACGGGAATACCG ggtgTTTGTGGGCACGTGGAACGTGGCAGGGAAGCCTCCCAACAGCAGCCTTGACATAGACGATTTCCTGCAGATAGAAGGGTTACCTGACATATACGTCCTAGG GTTTCAGGAGATCGTCCCTTTGAACGCGGGCAACGTGCTTGTGGTCGAGGACAACGAGCCGGCAGCCAAATGGCTGGCGCTCATCTACCAAGCCCTCAACAAGCcccaacaacagcagcagcaacagcagcaacaacaagacCAGCCGTCCTCCGGAGACGAGCTCTCCCCAACGGAGTCCTCCAttgccgcagccgccgcggcATCCACTTCCACTTCCACAACCCACCATTTGCGCCAAAACACGCGTGACCGAGACCCATCGATCCCAAAGTcctccagcggcggcagcCTGCTCTTCTTCCACAAGCCGTCCCTCAAGGCCCTGAGCAAGAACTACCGTGTCAACAGCGCCCTTGTCAAGACCTGCACATGCATGGCTGACCCTTCCGTCATGCAGCGCCGCGCACGCGACATGCGCGACTTCATCTGCCGCATCGAGGCCTCCGATGACCTCGACGCGGCGACGACAACGATAGCACCCGAAGGCGACCCGATGACGACGACAAGGGCCGGTGCTGGCAGTGGCAATGGCATGAACTACTGCCTGATCGCCAGCAAGCAGATGGTGGGGATCTTCCTGTCGGTGTGGGTGAGAAGGGAGCTGGTGCAGAATGTGGGGCACCTCCGGGTGGACTCTGTCGGGAGGGGCATCATGGGCCGTTTGGGGAACAAAGGCTGCATTGCCATGAGCATGACCTTGCACCAGACAAGTGTGTGCTTCGTGTGCAGCCACCTGGCATCGGGCGAGAAGGAAGGCGATGAGGTCCGCCGCAACGCTGACGTCGCCGAGATCCTCAAGAGCACCCAGTTCCCCAAGATCTGCAAGGTGCCCGGCCAGCGGATCCCCGAGAAGATCATCGACCACGA CCGGATCATATGGCTCGGCGACCTGAATTACCGCATCGCGCTGAGCTACGACGAGACGAGGGCGCTCATGGAGGAGAACGACTGGGACACCTTGCTCGAGAACGACCAG CTGATGATCGAGAGGCAGGCAGGGAGGGTGTTCAAAGGGTGGAAGGAGGGCAAGATCTACTTCGCGCCGACTTACAAATACAAGCAGAACACCGACTCCTATGCCGGGGAGACCACGAAATCGAAGAAGAATCGGAGGACACCTGCATG GTGTGACCGGATACTGTGGCACGGCCAGGGGATAGAACAGCTGCAGTACATCAGGGGCGAGTCCAGGTTCTCCGATCACCGCCCAGTCTGCAGCGTCTTCATCGTCGAAGCTGATGTTGATAACGGGAGCAGGATCAGGAAGGGTTACTCCACTCTGGATTCCAGGATCCACTGCGAGTCACCATCACCGATACCACAAAGACACAGCTTCTATGACTTTTGA
- the LOC100826765 gene encoding type I inositol polyphosphate 5-phosphatase 5 isoform X4: MSTHNHGNVPRDIPKPASADELVRNGRKKKSFMSNIFRKKGRSGTGSSEKKLLSRRDIVFDFEDKCGERSTDAAADEFLDASPTVRKSFSDRHCTTRIESLTLSCLDSANRQNVDTREYRVFVGTWNVAGKPPNSSLDIDDFLQIEGLPDIYVLGFQEIVPLNAGNVLVVEDNEPAAKWLALIYQALNKPQQQQQQQQQQQDQPSSGDELSPTESSIAAAAAASTSTSTTHHLRQNTRDRDPSIPKSSSGGSLLFFHKPSLKALSKNYRVNSALVKTCTCMADPSVMQRRARDMRDFICRIEASDDLDAATTTIAPEGDPMTTTRAGAGSGNGMNYCLIASKQMVGIFLSVWVRRELVQNVGHLRVDSVGRGIMGRLGNKGCIAMSMTLHQTSVCFVCSHLASGEKEGDEVRRNADVAEILKSTQFPKICKVPGQRIPEKIIDHDRIIWLGDLNYRIALSYDETRALMEENDWDTLLENDQLMIERQAGRVFKGWKEGKIYFAPTYKYKQNTDSYAGETTKSKKNRRTPAWCDRILWHGQGIEQLQYIRGESRFSDHRPVCSVFIVEADVDNGSRIRKGYSTLDSRIHCESPSPIPQRHSFYDF, encoded by the exons ATGTCAACCCACAATCACGGCAATGTCCCCCGCGACATCCCCAAGCCTGCCTCCGCCGACGAGCTCGTCCGGAAtggcaggaagaagaag TCCTTCATGTCCAACATCTTCCGGAAGAAAGGGAGGAGCGGCACCGGGAGCTCGGAGAAGAAGCTGCTCTCCCGCCGAGACATCGTCTTCG ATTTCGAAGACAAGTGCGGCGAGAGGTCGacggatgcggcggcggacgagTTCTTGGACGCCTCCCCCACAGTCCGCAAAAGCTTTTCAG ATCGGCATTGCACCACGCGAATCGAGAGCCTGACGCTGAGCTGCCTGGATTCGGCCAACAGGCAGAACGTCGACACACGGGAATACCG ggtgTTTGTGGGCACGTGGAACGTGGCAGGGAAGCCTCCCAACAGCAGCCTTGACATAGACGATTTCCTGCAGATAGAAGGGTTACCTGACATATACGTCCTAGG GTTTCAGGAGATCGTCCCTTTGAACGCGGGCAACGTGCTTGTGGTCGAGGACAACGAGCCGGCAGCCAAATGGCTGGCGCTCATCTACCAAGCCCTCAACAAGCcccaacaacagcagcagcaacagcagcaacaacaagacCAGCCGTCCTCCGGAGACGAGCTCTCCCCAACGGAGTCCTCCAttgccgcagccgccgcggcATCCACTTCCACTTCCACAACCCACCATTTGCGCCAAAACACGCGTGACCGAGACCCATCGATCCCAAAGTcctccagcggcggcagcCTGCTCTTCTTCCACAAGCCGTCCCTCAAGGCCCTGAGCAAGAACTACCGTGTCAACAGCGCCCTTGTCAAGACCTGCACATGCATGGCTGACCCTTCCGTCATGCAGCGCCGCGCACGCGACATGCGCGACTTCATCTGCCGCATCGAGGCCTCCGATGACCTCGACGCGGCGACGACAACGATAGCACCCGAAGGCGACCCGATGACGACGACAAGGGCCGGTGCTGGCAGTGGCAATGGCATGAACTACTGCCTGATCGCCAGCAAGCAGATGGTGGGGATCTTCCTGTCGGTGTGGGTGAGAAGGGAGCTGGTGCAGAATGTGGGGCACCTCCGGGTGGACTCTGTCGGGAGGGGCATCATGGGCCGTTTGGGGAACAAAGGCTGCATTGCCATGAGCATGACCTTGCACCAGACAAGTGTGTGCTTCGTGTGCAGCCACCTGGCATCGGGCGAGAAGGAAGGCGATGAGGTCCGCCGCAACGCTGACGTCGCCGAGATCCTCAAGAGCACCCAGTTCCCCAAGATCTGCAAGGTGCCCGGCCAGCGGATCCCCGAGAAGATCATCGACCACGA CCGGATCATATGGCTCGGCGACCTGAATTACCGCATCGCGCTGAGCTACGACGAGACGAGGGCGCTCATGGAGGAGAACGACTGGGACACCTTGCTCGAGAACGACCAG CTGATGATCGAGAGGCAGGCAGGGAGGGTGTTCAAAGGGTGGAAGGAGGGCAAGATCTACTTCGCGCCGACTTACAAATACAAGCAGAACACCGACTCCTATGCCGGGGAGACCACGAAATCGAAGAAGAATCGGAGGACACCTGCATG GTGTGACCGGATACTGTGGCACGGCCAGGGGATAGAACAGCTGCAGTACATCAGGGGCGAGTCCAGGTTCTCCGATCACCGCCCAGTCTGCAGCGTCTTCATCGTCGAAGCTGATGTTGATAACGGGAGCAGGATCAGGAAGGGTTACTCCACTCTGGATTCCAGGATCCACTGCGAGTCACCATCACCGATACCACAAAGACACAGCTTCTATGACTTTTGA
- the LOC100826765 gene encoding type I inositol polyphosphate 5-phosphatase 5 isoform X2, translating to MHHAVTLFSFHRGPAECQPTITAMSPATSPSLPPPTSSSGMAGRRRWQMELQEIKLCVLAMCGSSDLVWKMLQSFMSNIFRKKGRSGTGSSEKKLLSRRDIVFDFEDKCGERSTDAAADEFLDASPTVRKSFSDRHCTTRIESLTLSCLDSANRQNVDTREYRVFVGTWNVAGKPPNSSLDIDDFLQIEGLPDIYVLGFQEIVPLNAGNVLVVEDNEPAAKWLALIYQALNKPQQQQQQQQQQQDQPSSGDELSPTESSIAAAAAASTSTSTTHHLRQNTRDRDPSIPKSSSGGSLLFFHKPSLKALSKNYRVNSALVKTCTCMADPSVMQRRARDMRDFICRIEASDDLDAATTTIAPEGDPMTTTRAGAGSGNGMNYCLIASKQMVGIFLSVWVRRELVQNVGHLRVDSVGRGIMGRLGNKGCIAMSMTLHQTSVCFVCSHLASGEKEGDEVRRNADVAEILKSTQFPKICKVPGQRIPEKIIDHDRIIWLGDLNYRIALSYDETRALMEENDWDTLLENDQLMIERQAGRVFKGWKEGKIYFAPTYKYKQNTDSYAGETTKSKKNRRTPAWCDRILWHGQGIEQLQYIRGESRFSDHRPVCSVFIVEADVDNGSRIRKGYSTLDSRIHCESPSPIPQRHSFYDF from the exons ATGCATCACGCCGTTACCTTGTTTTCATTTCACCGCGGGCCGGCTGAATGTCAACCCACAATCACGGCAATGTCCCCCGCGACATCCCCAAGCCTGCCTCCGCCGACGAGCTCGTCCGGAAtggcaggaagaagaaggtggcaGATGGAGCTACAAGAAATTAAACTGTGTGTGTTGGCAATGTGTGGCTCATCTGATTTGGTTTGGAAAATGTTGCAGTCCTTCATGTCCAACATCTTCCGGAAGAAAGGGAGGAGCGGCACCGGGAGCTCGGAGAAGAAGCTGCTCTCCCGCCGAGACATCGTCTTCG ATTTCGAAGACAAGTGCGGCGAGAGGTCGacggatgcggcggcggacgagTTCTTGGACGCCTCCCCCACAGTCCGCAAAAGCTTTTCAG ATCGGCATTGCACCACGCGAATCGAGAGCCTGACGCTGAGCTGCCTGGATTCGGCCAACAGGCAGAACGTCGACACACGGGAATACCG ggtgTTTGTGGGCACGTGGAACGTGGCAGGGAAGCCTCCCAACAGCAGCCTTGACATAGACGATTTCCTGCAGATAGAAGGGTTACCTGACATATACGTCCTAGG GTTTCAGGAGATCGTCCCTTTGAACGCGGGCAACGTGCTTGTGGTCGAGGACAACGAGCCGGCAGCCAAATGGCTGGCGCTCATCTACCAAGCCCTCAACAAGCcccaacaacagcagcagcaacagcagcaacaacaagacCAGCCGTCCTCCGGAGACGAGCTCTCCCCAACGGAGTCCTCCAttgccgcagccgccgcggcATCCACTTCCACTTCCACAACCCACCATTTGCGCCAAAACACGCGTGACCGAGACCCATCGATCCCAAAGTcctccagcggcggcagcCTGCTCTTCTTCCACAAGCCGTCCCTCAAGGCCCTGAGCAAGAACTACCGTGTCAACAGCGCCCTTGTCAAGACCTGCACATGCATGGCTGACCCTTCCGTCATGCAGCGCCGCGCACGCGACATGCGCGACTTCATCTGCCGCATCGAGGCCTCCGATGACCTCGACGCGGCGACGACAACGATAGCACCCGAAGGCGACCCGATGACGACGACAAGGGCCGGTGCTGGCAGTGGCAATGGCATGAACTACTGCCTGATCGCCAGCAAGCAGATGGTGGGGATCTTCCTGTCGGTGTGGGTGAGAAGGGAGCTGGTGCAGAATGTGGGGCACCTCCGGGTGGACTCTGTCGGGAGGGGCATCATGGGCCGTTTGGGGAACAAAGGCTGCATTGCCATGAGCATGACCTTGCACCAGACAAGTGTGTGCTTCGTGTGCAGCCACCTGGCATCGGGCGAGAAGGAAGGCGATGAGGTCCGCCGCAACGCTGACGTCGCCGAGATCCTCAAGAGCACCCAGTTCCCCAAGATCTGCAAGGTGCCCGGCCAGCGGATCCCCGAGAAGATCATCGACCACGA CCGGATCATATGGCTCGGCGACCTGAATTACCGCATCGCGCTGAGCTACGACGAGACGAGGGCGCTCATGGAGGAGAACGACTGGGACACCTTGCTCGAGAACGACCAG CTGATGATCGAGAGGCAGGCAGGGAGGGTGTTCAAAGGGTGGAAGGAGGGCAAGATCTACTTCGCGCCGACTTACAAATACAAGCAGAACACCGACTCCTATGCCGGGGAGACCACGAAATCGAAGAAGAATCGGAGGACACCTGCATG GTGTGACCGGATACTGTGGCACGGCCAGGGGATAGAACAGCTGCAGTACATCAGGGGCGAGTCCAGGTTCTCCGATCACCGCCCAGTCTGCAGCGTCTTCATCGTCGAAGCTGATGTTGATAACGGGAGCAGGATCAGGAAGGGTTACTCCACTCTGGATTCCAGGATCCACTGCGAGTCACCATCACCGATACCACAAAGACACAGCTTCTATGACTTTTGA
- the LOC100827073 gene encoding uncharacterized protein LOC100827073, protein MAASTSQHALISIKPAAPAASFSCGKRAGNARFVSATGCCPGSRKFGLVCAANSQSSVIEPVHLPSSPESGSTPKKSGESALILIRHGESLWNEKNLFTGCVDVPLTPKGVNEAIEAGKRICNIPVDVIYTSSLIRAQMTAMLAMMQHRRKKVPIIVHSESERAHQWSQVYSEETKKQSIPVVTAWQLNERMYGELQGLNKQETADRFGKDQVHEWRRSYDIPPPNGESLEMCAERAVSYFKDQIVPQLVAGKHVMIAAHGNSLRSIIMHLDKLTSQEVISLELSTGIPMLYIFKEGKFIRRGSPAGPSEAGVYAYTKKLAQYRQKLDGM, encoded by the exons ATGGCCGCGTCCACATCTCAGCATGCGCTTATCTCCATCAAACCTGCTGCCCCTGCTGCCAGCTTCAGCTGTGGTAAGAGAGCCGGCAATGCGCGTTTTGTTTCGGCGACGGGTTGCTGCCCCGGTAGCCGGAAATTCGGTTTGGTTTGCGCGGCGAACTCGCAGTCTTCGGTAATCGAGCCGGTCCACCTGCCGTCGAGCCCCGAAAGCGGCAGCACCCCGAAGAAATCAG GTGAAAGTGCGCTTATATTGATTCGGCATGGGGAATCGTTGTGGAATGAGAAAAATCTGTTTACTGGCTGCGTTGATGTGCCCCTGACCCCCAAGGGTGTCAACGAAGCAATCGAGGCCGGTAAAAGGATATGCAATATCCCTGTTGATGTAATATACACTTCGTCACTGATTCGTGCTCAGATGACCGCTATGCTTGCCATGATGCAGCATCGTCGTAAGAAG GTTCCAATTATTGTGCACAGCGAGAGCGAACGGGCACACCAGTGGAGTCAGGTATACAGCGAAGAGACAAAGAAGCAGTCCATCCCTGTCGTAACAGCTTGGCAGTTGAATGAGCGAAT GTATGGTGAACTTCAAGGCCTTAACAAGCAAGAAACGGCTGATCGGTTTGGCAAAGACCAAGTTCATGAATGGCGTCGCAGTTATGACATTCCTCCCCCAAATGGCGAGAGCCTGGAGATGTGTGCAGAGAGAGCGGTTTCTTATTTCAAAGATCAA ATTGTACCTCAGCTTGTGGCTGGAAAGCATGTTATGATTGCTGCCCATGGGAATTCACTTCGTTCAATTATCATGCATCTGGACAAGTTGACTTCTCAAGAG GTAATCAGCCTTGAGTTGTCTACTGGCATTCCTATGCTGTATATATTTAAGGAGGGGAAATTTATCAGGCGGGGCAGTCCAGCAGGACCTTCTGAGGCAGGAGTCTATGCTTATACCAAG AAATTGGCTCAGTACAGACAGAAGCTTGATGGCATGTAA